The following are encoded together in the Proteiniphilum saccharofermentans genome:
- a CDS encoding DUF4861 family protein codes for MQVISFLGNRLFPAVFFFLFAVQGYGQSIIVENRSVEEIRHYTVEIPVEELSLPYGQYMMVAEGGEELPLEVVTDINGNHKAIFPVACLEGNSKKVFQVKKGAADKYPKRAYAELAHKIGGKFVGPKYEGGYSWVKPNRLTVDGTFRDHAYYIKYEGPGWESDIVGFRFYLDQRNAVDVFGKKTSGIVLPFVGVDGYDSYHEMAEWGMDNMKVGNTLGLGSIAVWDGTKAVRIEKRDSVTCYIPADGKIRAQVMTTYYGWDANGVKCNLESLISIDAGNRASHMELKVDRPIDNIATGIIKSKDAELIMPAKENNSKTGWSYIATFGKQSLNNDMMGLAVFYRNDQLKEITEDALNHLVVLSPQNGCVEYYFMPTWELDWQPVKNEKEFRKCLDEMVRKLNHSVSVIIK; via the coding sequence ATGCAAGTAATATCATTTTTGGGAAATCGCTTATTCCCGGCAGTGTTTTTCTTTCTGTTCGCAGTACAAGGCTACGGACAAAGTATAATTGTGGAGAACAGATCGGTAGAAGAGATACGCCACTATACCGTGGAGATACCGGTGGAAGAACTTTCATTGCCTTACGGCCAATATATGATGGTGGCTGAAGGTGGTGAAGAACTTCCCCTGGAGGTCGTAACCGATATCAATGGTAATCACAAAGCAATCTTTCCGGTGGCCTGCCTCGAAGGTAACAGTAAAAAGGTTTTTCAGGTGAAGAAGGGGGCCGCCGATAAGTATCCCAAACGTGCCTATGCTGAATTGGCCCATAAGATCGGAGGAAAATTCGTCGGGCCGAAGTACGAAGGGGGCTATTCATGGGTAAAGCCTAACCGTCTTACGGTCGACGGTACTTTCCGAGACCACGCCTACTATATTAAATATGAAGGCCCTGGTTGGGAAAGTGATATAGTCGGGTTCCGGTTTTACCTTGATCAACGAAATGCGGTAGATGTCTTCGGGAAGAAGACATCCGGGATCGTGCTGCCTTTTGTTGGGGTGGACGGATATGACAGTTATCATGAGATGGCTGAATGGGGAATGGACAATATGAAAGTGGGAAATACCCTTGGTTTGGGTTCCATTGCAGTATGGGACGGAACCAAAGCTGTGAGGATAGAAAAACGGGACAGTGTGACTTGCTATATCCCTGCCGATGGGAAAATCCGTGCGCAGGTGATGACTACCTATTACGGTTGGGATGCAAACGGTGTCAAATGTAATCTGGAGTCTCTTATATCGATCGATGCCGGGAACCGTGCTTCTCACATGGAATTGAAAGTAGATCGTCCGATTGATAATATTGCCACAGGCATTATTAAGAGTAAAGATGCTGAACTCATTATGCCCGCTAAAGAAAATAATAGTAAGACAGGATGGTCCTATATCGCTACTTTCGGCAAACAAAGTCTGAATAACGATATGATGGGGCTTGCTGTTTTTTATAGGAATGACCAGTTGAAAGAGATCACCGAAGATGCGCTGAATCATCTGGTGGTGCTCTCTCCCCAAAACGGATGTGTGGAATATTATTTTATGCCTACCTGGGAACTTGACTGGCAACCCGTAAAAAATGAAAAAGAATTTCGGAAATGTCTGGATGAGATGGTAAGAAAATTAAATCATTCTGTATCGGTAATTATCAAATAA